The Bubalus bubalis isolate 160015118507 breed Murrah chromosome 18, NDDB_SH_1, whole genome shotgun sequence genome contains a region encoding:
- the LOC123330286 gene encoding vomeronasal type-1 receptor 4-like: MATGDLAAGSILLLQTVFGMLGNFSLLYCYLFLWCTGDRLRTVDLIVTNLIVANIFILFSAGFCSPVTTFGWNCLKSGPACRVFAYLRGVGRGASIGITCILSVFQAITISSRNSRWAELKVKVLKCVVPSIILCWVVNMMLNIIYPIFVTGILSNKSITNRKSFKHCSAVPNDRYGETYAAMMSMPVVFSFVVMILASGSTVFTLYRHKQRVQNVHRINGSSISSAESRATKTILLLVSIFINFNTLSSISYIILGISNNSSLFISTMSAVVISCFPAISPFLLMSRDSRISRLCFAGKRNANSPTLKRKV, from the coding sequence ATGGCTACTGGTGATTTGGCAGCAGGCTCCATCTTATTATTACAGACAGTATTTGGAATGCTGGggaatttctctcttctttactgTTATCTCTTCCTGTGGTGTACTGGGGATAGGCTGAGAACCGTAGATTTGATTGTGACAAACCTTATTGTAGCCAAcatcttcattctgttttctgcTGGATTCTGCAGTCCAGTGACAACTTTTGGGTGGAATTGTCTCAAAAGCGGACCTGCATGCAGAGTTTTTGCTTATCTTCGCGGAGTGGGCAGGGGAGCATCCATTGGCATCACATGCATCTTGAGTGTCTTCCAGGCCATCACGATCAGTTCCAGGAACTCCAGGTGGGcagagctgaaagtgaaagttctcAAGTGTGTTGTTCCTTCAATTATCCTGTGCTGGGTCGTGAACATGATGTTAAATATCATTTATCCTATTTTCGTGACTGGAATATTGAGTAACAAAAGCATCACAAATAGAAAAAGTTTCAAACATTGTTCTGCTGTTCCCAATGATCGTTATGGAGAAACCTATGCAGCAATGATGTCTATGcctgttgtcttttcttttgtggtCATGATCTTGGCCAGTGGCTCCACGGTTTTCACCCTGTACAGGCACAAGCAGAGAGTCCAAAACGTTCATAGAATCAATGGCTCCTCCATATCCTCTGCTGAGTCCAGAGCCACTAAAACCATCCTTCTCCTGGTGAGcatctttattaattttaacaCACTTTCCTCCATCTCTTATATTATTTTGGGTATTTCCAACAATTCTAGTTTGTTCATTTCGACCATGTCTGCAGTAGTCATTTCATGTTTCCCAGCTATCAGCCCCTTTCTGCTTATGAGTCGTGACTCCAGAATATCCAGGCTCTGTTTTGCTGGGAAAAGGAATGCAAACTCCCCCACTCTTAAGAGAAAGGTGTGA